The Spartinivicinus poritis genome has a window encoding:
- a CDS encoding alpha-E domain-containing protein translates to MLSRVAETLYWMARYVERAENIARLVNVNNLLLMDLPKGVSPGWEPLIDIIGTREPFRELYDDFSENSVLEYLIIEKNNPSSILSSLLKARDNTRTVREVIPRQVWEAINSSYYFVKENAQGALSKRGRFFFMKHVVESAHLIFGALDATLNHNLGYTFIRFGSLLERADMTSRIVDVRSARLIHNQTSRPFENIQWMSVLRSLSAYQMYRQQMGVRVRPREVLQFMLKDNLFPRSVLFCLNTLRRLTEDMPNNTDMVDRIEHSINELRAQDAAKLKDTNVLHLYIDELQIDLADIHQQLSEQYFLH, encoded by the coding sequence ATGTTGTCTCGAGTAGCAGAAACGTTATATTGGATGGCCCGTTATGTTGAACGAGCAGAAAATATTGCCCGTTTGGTAAATGTTAATAATTTGTTATTAATGGATTTACCTAAGGGTGTGTCACCAGGTTGGGAGCCATTAATAGATATTATTGGCACGCGCGAGCCATTTCGTGAGTTGTATGATGATTTTTCTGAAAACAGTGTACTTGAATATTTGATTATTGAAAAAAATAATCCGTCGTCTATTCTCAGTTCGCTATTAAAAGCACGGGACAATACCAGAACGGTAAGGGAAGTAATACCACGACAGGTGTGGGAAGCAATTAACAGTAGTTATTATTTTGTTAAAGAAAATGCCCAGGGGGCATTAAGCAAGCGTGGTCGTTTTTTCTTTATGAAGCATGTGGTGGAATCTGCCCATTTAATTTTTGGTGCACTGGATGCTACTTTAAACCACAATTTAGGTTATACCTTTATTCGTTTTGGCTCATTGTTGGAGCGAGCCGATATGACTTCTCGAATAGTTGATGTACGTTCAGCAAGGTTAATTCATAACCAAACATCCCGTCCTTTTGAAAATATTCAGTGGATGAGTGTATTGCGCTCATTAAGTGCCTATCAAATGTATCGTCAACAAATGGGGGTAAGGGTAAGGCCGCGTGAAGTACTACAGTTTATGTTAAAGGATAATTTGTTTCCCCGTTCGGTATTGTTTTGTTTAAATACTTTACGCAGATTAACAGAGGATATGCCCAACAATACTGATATGGTGGATAGAATAGAGCATAGTATTAATGAGCTACGTGCTCAGGACGCAGCAAAACTAA
- a CDS encoding circularly permuted type 2 ATP-grasp protein, producing MTIDWQAYQCSGFFDELIDDNGRPRQSGQALVRFLSELSAEEMDSARAAAELAVKEMGITFTVYGEGSSIDRAWPIDIIPRIISNEEWQQVEAGLVQRVQALNLFIDDLYHDQQIIKDGVFPQELINKSVNFRPQCVGISPPKGIWAHICGTDLVRDKDGTFYVLEDNLRVPSGVSYMIENRSVMKRVFPDLFEQISVLPVSDYPSQLFDMLTAMSPRPLDTPEVVVLTPGIYNSAYFEHCYLAQEMGCELVEGRDLVVNDDDCVYMKTVSGLLRVDVIYRRIDDLFLDPEAFNPDSQLGVPGLLRAWRKGNVALVNAPGAGVADDKVVYTYVPDIIQYYLSESAILPNVHSYRCFEPDDFNYVVENIDKLVVKPANESGGYGLLIGPKSTREEQLKCIEQIKADPRNFIAQPTLSLSTVPTLDKEQVEGRHVDLRPFILSAGEQTYVTTGGLTRVALVKGSLVVNSSQGGGSKDTWIVEEEGL from the coding sequence ATGACAATAGACTGGCAAGCGTATCAATGTAGTGGTTTTTTTGATGAATTGATTGATGATAATGGTCGGCCTCGCCAGTCTGGTCAAGCTCTGGTTCGGTTTTTATCAGAATTGTCTGCTGAAGAAATGGATTCTGCCAGGGCTGCAGCAGAACTTGCGGTAAAAGAAATGGGGATTACTTTTACCGTTTATGGTGAGGGGAGTTCCATTGATCGGGCTTGGCCTATTGACATTATCCCGAGAATTATCAGTAATGAAGAGTGGCAACAAGTAGAGGCGGGTTTAGTACAGCGGGTGCAAGCCTTAAACCTGTTTATTGATGATCTTTACCATGACCAGCAGATTATTAAAGATGGTGTATTTCCCCAGGAGCTAATTAATAAGTCAGTCAACTTTCGTCCGCAGTGTGTGGGTATCAGTCCACCAAAAGGAATTTGGGCTCATATTTGTGGTACTGATTTGGTCAGGGATAAAGATGGCACTTTTTATGTACTGGAAGACAACCTCCGTGTGCCTTCTGGAGTTTCGTATATGATAGAAAACCGCTCAGTAATGAAGCGGGTATTTCCAGATCTATTTGAGCAAATTTCAGTATTACCAGTTAGTGACTATCCCTCTCAGTTATTTGATATGTTGACAGCAATGTCACCTCGCCCACTTGATACTCCGGAAGTTGTGGTATTAACCCCTGGTATTTATAACTCCGCTTATTTTGAGCATTGTTATCTGGCTCAGGAAATGGGGTGTGAATTGGTTGAAGGCAGGGACTTAGTGGTTAATGATGATGATTGCGTTTATATGAAAACCGTTTCTGGCTTACTGCGGGTGGATGTAATTTATCGACGAATTGATGATCTGTTTTTAGACCCAGAAGCATTTAATCCAGATTCTCAGCTAGGTGTGCCAGGTTTATTAAGGGCTTGGCGAAAAGGCAATGTAGCGCTGGTAAATGCTCCAGGTGCTGGCGTTGCTGACGATAAAGTCGTTTACACTTATGTGCCAGATATTATTCAGTATTATTTAAGTGAATCGGCAATTTTACCAAATGTACATTCTTACCGTTGCTTTGAGCCTGATGACTTTAATTATGTAGTGGAAAATATAGACAAGCTGGTGGTGAAGCCAGCCAATGAATCAGGGGGATATGGGTTATTGATTGGTCCTAAATCCACGCGTGAAGAACAGTTGAAGTGTATTGAGCAAATTAAAGCTGACCCTCGGAATTTTATTGCTCAGCCAACGCTGAGTTTATCAACGGTACCTACTTTAGATAAGGAGCAAGTGGAAGGACGGCATGTGGATCTAAGGCCCTTTATTTTATCTGCTGGTGAGCAAACTTATGTGACAACCGGTGGCTTGACTCGGGTAGCATTGGTGAAAGGCTCTCTGGTGGTGAACTCCTCTCAGGGCGGGGGTAGTAAGGATACCTGGATTGTTGAAGAGGAGGGGCTATAA